Proteins co-encoded in one Anabas testudineus chromosome 8, fAnaTes1.2, whole genome shotgun sequence genomic window:
- the LOC113160187 gene encoding nucleosome-remodeling factor subunit BPTF-like isoform X3 yields the protein MMRGKRGRPPKPLPAEEPSPAAARGLRPRRNLKPRLRDSGDEESPARESPKSSRKRKGGSGTSTRGRGRGRGGGGGRGGRGGRGGRGGRRTPASKAVVYDDHESEEEDDAVSLRSEEDEFVEEEPQSEEDEALKDDSDCLEDDALDEEDDGGSYCTESSFRSQSTHASTPGKKKVRAPRPRTPILEEKEIPPLELPDTSEDLLVPNEELLNATSIYEVLRNFSTVLRLSPFRFEDFCAALVGQEQCTLIAETHISLLKAILREEESSNTTFGPADLKDSVNSTLYFIDGMTWPEVLRAYCESDQEYHHVLPYQEVDDYPYGPLESKIKVLQFLVDQFLTTNIAREELMSDGTMQYDDHCRVCHRLGDLLCCETCSAVYHLECVKPPLEEVPEDEWQCEVCVAHKVPGVTDCVMETQKNRPYIRQEPIGYDRHQRKYWFLNRRIIVEEDGEHEKKKIWYYSTRTQLEELMGCLDKEYWEMDLFATLEEMKEEVQAHMDITEDLTNKARGNNKAYLTAVNELMMEHLKVRREAQETKRQPEEAKQEAETGSGKTTEDTTELTPQPDSREHKDGEHKEDVSSPAVATVPPSTEESCVSDPNPGSVSQDSAAPKTESPESNQETQAAQSGSQESVETAPERKGEGKDENDKADSSSEVTHSDNLQPQTKDEPQQQSSQPEESSVSGVEKLEPPDLADRSSRSSFTSQDGTEDYIERVKTDRGRAAGQEPNNQTPRGSKESSPARSDCESLRLSFLKRDLKVNLNSLFKLGQEGKYRVYHNQYSTNVLALNKHQHREDHDKRRHLSHKFSLTTASEFKWNGSIYGSRSLTVSTLRLTIIQLENNVPGPFMHPNWASHRTNWNKAVQMCSKAREFALALAILECAIKPVVMLPVWKESLGHTRLHRMTSMEREEKEKVKKREKKLEDEETLQQATWVKYTIPIKHQVWKQKGEEYRVTGYGGWSWLSKTRVPRFVPKLPGNTNVNYRKELEAAMSKENSAACTKTQTKLMETEKQNTEDEEKKQASSQSTSPEEGQTSTEEEKPTKEEQETNGRMDKEKIEDEKMEVESCPETSTSTEEKVADKVESKASPSSTVQPVKEEPVLKAEQHKNEETAPSKPYYDVVNVSEGFQLRTAYKRKVKPSKLDGLLERRVKQFTLEEKQRLERMRQAALGSKMAATKPNSAVKTEGSTAGKQQAAVTPCVKAEEKEGSIQVKDHVVKKLDFEQEAKTDIKLESTTPNHGKDTEVNAVEGNSGETVVHKEVNGGPVAGSELSSKNNCISEAIETKEKTQKPEVARMGENAKKRGYDEMEQSSAQSDAEGLEVDQSKTSPVQVNGETPADSNINQDPSSRVQGEPQKEPIRSLMNGNLSQNDVTDMCRSPPLKISKLDNHVLEEGDCDKKNEDTARDGEGTAAAKLPSSSPSSMNSNNVDSCSSSKGLKTSITSNSTNTESQNVPTTNMSSSISKPDVTPQASSSTGSSSTIQPGSVSPGAVISQKPKPVTDTKTSTSGSNPANSMTISKEYSTRDRVSLLRFSKSKKARSGTALPSYRKFVTKSSKKSIFVLPNDDLKRLARRAGIREVPIFNYNAKPAQDIWPYPSPRPTFGITWRYRLQTVKSLAGVSLMLRLLWACLRWDDMAVKPSAAVGTTRKETTDTDITTTEIIKRRDVGPYGIRSEYCIRKIICPLGNRDAPKETPTPQRKGLRSSALRPKKQEPAKLTGPVAVETWVAEEDLELWEIRAFAERVERDKAQGLDPSKTGSTLKTVEDVKAHLENQLRQARLAAQQKRLELQRPSTTATTPTTTITTTSASAPCTPLSTGQRMGQVTSGTKMVLASKLGSPVSFQQDKNFQQSFASWVKQGQNNNSSGVVQQKVLGIFPSGPPANLRTYSTLHPTTGNINLRATTSASTTQQQATTAGGQLQPGTTISQSPTFSTSVGTAMVRGPALVQQGQPQQAVAQVGRGLPAVAPGSTSAQTTAAPSPSPHAAATVPGQSPVAAPQANRPQQGQVKLTMAQLMQLTQGAQGGNPGLTVVIQGQGQTQGQLQIIPQGVTVIPGPGQQLMQAAMPNGQVQRFLFTPMPPSSSTSAPATATPTKPTVPSPQTPQTQMSSLAQVRTPAQVQTTPSALAQTQVAAPVPTPTHVVAPASTQMPSLGPTPVSFPVQTQVAAPVPAPAQAASQALMQTPSSSVPAQSQISTSVPALQVAAHGPSQVLSSTTSTLPAQPQMARSVPVPAQNAVPPVTHIFTSAPAQSQVPAMVQTQVSTLTPASFPTQTQTTVSLPVTGQVVPQSQVQTHTFSSVPGLTSAPAPALSPISVKSPTQVAATAAATAAAANSTQIQASASLPSTVPVPTPALAPVVAVVSSQIAVPSPAKALTQIQAASPVPLHAAVANAVVTPVTATSTTPSVPALTEQKAAQPQVWTPAASQAQTPVQPAQQAAAPIQAPALVTVPSAPALVSTHSPVTPLPQSSLPPQSQARVQHPTVVSMQQVSQIPVSAVQVHMKDLPVSSVVTAVRPPQPQLQPQTSTQLQPQPQTQIRAQIQVQPFGQVQQIQAPAHLQSQAQAQIHPQVRVQFQPRPQVQPQSQQMPQAQVQPLTQIQPQVQFQSQNQTLPQAQLQSRVQPQYHPQVQAAFQAQSQPQTQQQAQVQAQPQVQSQAQTQLQTQIHPQVQVQFQQQSQIQTQAPQQPQVQNQVQTQPQFQVQSPQQTQVQQQLQVQPQIQAKLQVQFQPQNQTQVQAQPQLQVQSPIRHQLITVPGLQQPVQLLSALPAHVAAQIQAQIQAQTQQQGGTVPQQIKLQLPIQIQQTGGPIQTHQIQNMVTIQAPVNVQEQLQRMQQQQQQQQQQQQQQPPPKKKKHHEAKREQREQNLQTVSPGDGTQKQGGVKQNATAEQLKQRKTLAAAEREENQRMIVCNQVMKFILDKIEKDEKQAAKKRKKEEVVEQKRSKQNATKLTALLYKHKEQLKAEILKKRALLDKELQLQVQEELRRDIARLQKEKEKARAAIAQAAAATVKAAASNSSHSSHSTHSSHSAHTVTSSSSSHKRKREEDRDKDRTRDRDRHHDKDKKRDRDKDRDRHRDRDRDKDRDRDRDREKERDRDRHRDRDKDKDRDRERDKDRDSSSLKHKKKKLSSTSKDHKKDTKLYCVCKTPYDESKFYIGCDLCSNWFHGACVGITEKEAKKLEDFVCNDCKRGQEGGGSSSEELYCICQTPYDESQFYIGCDRCQNWYHGRCVGILQSEANHIDVYVCPQCQSTEDAMTVLTPLTDKDYEGLKRILRSLQTHKMAWPFLEPVDPHDAPDYYRVIKEPMDFSTMETRLQKRHYHKLTEFVADVTKIFDNCRYYNPNDTPFFQCAEVLEAFFVQKLKGFKASRLSDS from the exons ATGATGAGAGGGAAGAGGGGCAGGCCGCCCAAACCGCTACCGGCCGAGGAGCCGTCTCCGGCGGCGGCCCGGGGCTTGAGACCGAGGAGGAACCTGAAGCCCAGGTTGCGGGACAGCGGGGACGAGGAGAGCCCCGCACGGGAGAGCCCCAAGtccagcagaaaaagaaaaggggggtCCGGCACGTCAACGCGGGGCAGGGGACGAGGCAGAGGTGGCGGCGgtggaagaggaggcagaggcgGCAGAGGGGGTCGTGGAGGGAGGCGGACGCCTGCGTCCAAAGCGGTGGTGTACGACGACCACGAGAGCGAGGAGGAGGACGATGCTGTCAGCCTGAGGTCCGAGGAGGACGAGTTCGTGGAGGAGGAACCCCAGTCCGAAGAGGACGAGGCCCTCAAAGACGACTCGGACTGCCTGGAAGATGATGCGCTGGACGAGGAGGACGATGGAGGCAGCTACTGCACGGAGAGCAGCTTTCGGAGCCAGAGCACCCACGCCAGCACTCCGG GGAAGAAAAAAGTACGGGCTCCCCGACCTCGCACTCCCATTCTTGAGGAGAAGGAGATTCCTCCGCTCGAGCTTCCAGACACCTCAGAGGATCTCCTGGTGCCTAACGAGGAGCTGCTCAACGCCACCTCCATCTATGAGGTGCTGCGGAACTTCAGCACGGTGCTGCGTCTCTCCCCCTTCCGCTTTGAGGACTTCTGTGCGGCGCTGGTGGGCCAGGAGCAGTGCACTTTAATAGCAGAGACGCATATTTCCCTATTGAAGGCCATCTTACGTGAGGAGGAGTCCTCCAACACTACCTTTGGCCCCGCTGACCTCAAGGACAGTGTCAACTCCACTCTGTACTTTATTGATGGCATGACGTGGCCTGAGGTTTTGCGGGCGTACTGTGAGAGCGACCAGGAGTACCATCACGTCCTGCCATACCAGGAGGTGGATGACTACCCCTATGGCCCTCTTGAGAGTAAGATCAAGGTGCTACAGTTCTTGGTGGACCAGTTTCTCACCACCAACATCGCCCGTGAGGAGCTGATGTCCGATGGCACTATGCAGTATGACGACCACTGCCGTGTGTGTCACCGCCTGGGtgacctgctgtgctgtgagaCCTGCTCCGCCGTGTACCACCTGGAGTGTGTGAAACCCCCACTGGAGGAGGTCCCAGAGGACGAGTGGCAGTGTGAGGTTTGTGTGGCACACAAGGTGCCTGGTGTGACAGACTGTGTGATGGAGACGCAGAAGAACAGACCCTACATCCGGCAGGAGCCGATTGGATACGACCGCCACCAGAGGAAATACTGGTTTCTAAACAGGAGAATTATAGT CGAGGAGGACGGGGagcatgagaagaaaaagatcTGGTACTACAGCACCAGGACTCAGCTGGAGGAGCTCATGGGTTGCCTTGATAAGGAGTACTGGGAGATGGATCTCTTTGCCACTCTGGAGGAGATGAAGGAAGAAGTGCAAGCTCACATGGACATCACAGAGGACCTCACTAATAAAGCGCGTGGAAACAATAAAGCCTACCTCACAGCTGTCAACG AACTTATGATGGAACACTTGAAGGTCAGACGTGAGGCACAGGAAACAAAGAGGCAACCAGAGGAAGCAAAGCAAGAAGCAGAAACGGGCTCCGGTAAGACGACAGAGGACACTACTGAGCTCACCCCGCAGCCCGACAGCAGAGAGCACAAAGATGGAGAGCATAAAGAAGACGTTAGCTCACCAG CAGTAGCCACGGTTCCTCCGTCCACAGAGGAGAGCTGCGTGTCCGATCCTAACCCCGGCTCAGTTTCCCAGGACTCGGCTGCACCCAAAACAGAATCCCCAGAGTCAAACCAGGAAACACAAGCTGCTCAGTCTGGGAGCCAGGAGAGCGTGGAGACTGCTCCAGAGAGGAAGGGGGAAGGAAAAG atgaaaatgacaaagcagACTCTAGCAGTGAAGTCACACACTCTGACAACTTGCAGCCGCAAACCAAAGATGAGCCGCAGCAGCAGTCGTCTCAGCCGGAGGAGAGTAGTGTCAGCGGCGTGGAGAAACTGGAGCCACCAGACCTTGCTGATCGCTCCTCTCGGTCATCTTTCACCAGCCAGGACGGGACAG AGGATTATATTGAAAGGGTCAAGACAGATCGAGGGAGAGCAGCAGGACAGGAGCCGAATAACCAAACACCAAGAGGCAGCAAAGAG TCGTCTCCTGCTCGCTCCGATTGTGAGTCTTTGCGCCTCAGCTTCTTGAAAAGGGACCTGAAAGTGAATCTGAACAGCTTGTTCAAACTGGGTCAGGAGGGCAAATACAGGGTCTACCACAACCAGTACAGCACCAATGTCCTGGCCCTCAACAAGCATCAGCACCGGGAGGATCACGACAAGAGACGCCACCTGTCCCACAAGTTCAGCCTGACAACGGCGTCCGAGTTCAAATGGAACGGCTCCATCTATGGATCGCGGAGCCTGACTGTCTCCACCCTGCGTCTCACCATCATACAGTTGGAAAACAATGTGCCTGGGCCGTTTATGCATCCTAACTGGGCATCACACAG GACCAATTGGAACAAAGCCGTGCAGATGTGCAGCAAGGCCAGGGAATTTGCTTTGGCCTTGGCCATACTGGAGTGTGCCATCAAACCTGTGGTCATGCTGCCAGTGTGGAAGGAGTCTCTTGGACACACAAG GCTACATCGCATGACGTCCATGGAACgcgaggagaaagagaaggtgaAAAAGCGCGAGAAAAAACTGGAGGATGAGGAGACGCTGCAGCAGGCCACCTGGGTGAAGTACACCATCCCCATCAAACACCAG GTGTGGAAGCAGAAAGGGGAGGAGTACAGAGTGACTGGTTATGGTGGTTGGAGCTGGCTCAGTAAGACTCGTGTTCCACGTTTTGTTCCAAAACTACCAGGAAACACTAACGTGAACTACCGCAAAGAACTGGAGG CAGCTATGAGCAAAGAGAATTCAGCAGCTTGcaccaaaacacagacaaagttGATGGAAACAGAGAAGCAAAAcacagaggatgaggagaagaaGCAAGCATCATCTCAGAGCACGTCACCAGAGGAGGGACAGACatcaacagaagaagaaaaacccacaaaggaAGAGCAGGAAACGAATGGACGTATggacaaagagaaaatagaagATGAAAAAATGGAGGTTGAATCCTGCCCAGAAACTTCTACTTCAACTGAGGAGAAAG TTGCAGATAAAGTCGAAAGCAAAGCTTCGCCCTCGTCTACTGTGCAGCCTGTGAAAGAAGAACCAGTCCTCAAAGctgaacaacataaaaatgaGGAGACGGCGCCATCAAAGCCCTACTATGATGTTGTGAATGTCAGCGAGGGTTTCCAGCTGCGGACAGCTTATAAGAGGAAGGTAAAGCCCTCCAAGCTCGATGGGCTCTTGGAGCGCCGGGTAAAACAGTTCACcttggaggagaagcagaggctGGAGAGGATGAGACAGGCGGCCCTGGGGTCCAAAATGGCCGCCACGAAGCCTAATTCAGCAGTTAAAACTGAAGGATCCACAGCAGGCAAACAGCAGGCCGCTGTGACCCCGTGTGTTAAAgcagaagagaaggaaggaagcaTCCAAGTAAAAGACCATGTGGTTAAAAAACTGGACTTTGAGCAGGAGGCAAAAACAGACATCAAATTAGAGTCCACAACACCCAACCACGGCAAAGACACAGAAGTAAACGCTGTGGAGGGGAACAGTGGGGAGACCGTAGTCCACAAGGAGGTGAATGGGGGACCTGTGGCTGGCTCTGAGCTCAGCAGTAAAAACAACTGTATATCAGAGGCAAtagaaaccaaagaaaaaacacagaagccaGAAGTCGCTCGGATGGGAGAGAACGCCAAGAAGCGTGGGTATGACgagatggagcaaagcagcgCACAGAGCGATGCGGAGGGCCTGGAAGTAGACCAAAGCAAGACCAGTCCTGTGCAGGTGAATGGGGAAACGCCTGCAGACTCAAACATCAATCAAGACCCAAGCAGCCGAGTTCAGGGCGAGCCTCAGAAAGAGCCCATCAGGTCTCTGATGAATGGAAACCTCTCTCAAAATGATGTGACAGATATGTGTCGTTCACCTCCCCTGAAAATCTCCAAATTAGACAACCACGTGTTAGAGGAAGGCGACTGTGACAAGAAGAATGAGGACACGGCCAGAGACGGTGAGGGGACAGCGGCTGCAAAACTTCCGTCCTCAAGCCCCTCTAGCATGAATAGTAATAATGTCGACAGCTGCAGTAGTAGTAAAGGTTTGAAGACATCCATCACCTCTAACAGCACCAACACAGAGTCTCAGAATGTCCCCACAACTAATATGTCCAGCAGCATTAGTAAACCTGATGTGACGCCTCAAGCATCAAGCAGCACAGGCTCCTCTTCTACTATCCAGCCAGGCTCCGTTTCCCCCGGGGCAGTCATCTCCCAGAAACCCAAACCTGTCACAGACACCAAGACGAGCACCTCTGGCTCAAATCCAGCGAACTCCATGACCATCAGTAAAGAGTATTCCACCAGAGACCGAGTCAGCCTCCTCAGGTTCTCCAAATCCAAGAAGGCGCGCTCAGGCACGGCTCTGCCGTCCTACCGCAAATTTGTTACCAAGAGCAGCAAGAAAAGCATCTTTGTGCTGCCGAACGATGACCTGAAGCGGCTGGCGAGGAGAGCAGGCATCAGAGAGGTGCCCATCTTCAATTACAACGCTAAGCCAGCCCAGGATATATGGCCCTACCCTTCACCCCGGCCCACGTTTGGGATCACATGGAG GTACCGGCTCCAGACTGTGAAGTCGCTGGCAGGGGTCAGTCTGATGCTGAGGCTGCTGTGGGCCTGCCTAAGATGGGACGACATGGCTGTGAagccctctgctgctgtgggcACAACTCGGAAAG AAACCACAGACACTGATATCACCACAACGGAGATAATCAAGCGCAGAGATGTGGGGCCGTACGGGATCCGCTCAGAATACTGCATCAGGAAGATCATCTGTCCCCTGGGAAACAGAGACGCTCCTAAAG AAACCCCGACTCCACAGAGGAAAGGCCTGCGCTCCAGTGCCCTGAGGCCCAAGAAGCAGGAGCCAGCCAAGCTGACCGGGCCTGTCGCGGTGGAGACCTGGGTGGCTGAAGAGGACCTGGAACTGTGGGAGATCAGGGCCTTTGCAGAAag GGTGGAGAGGGATAAGGCACAAGGTTTGGATCCCTCCAAGACGGGCAGCACCCTGAAGACGGTGGAGGACGTGAAGGCACATTTGGAGAATCAGCTGAGACAGGCCAGACTCGCTGCACAGCAG aAGCGTCTGGAGCTGCAGAGACCGAGTACAACTGCCACCACTCCCACAACaaccatcaccaccacctcaGCCAGCGCTCCGTGCACGCCACTGTCCACAGGCCAGAGGATGGGTCAGGTCACATCTGGAACCAAGATGGTCCTCGCATCAAAACTGGGCTCTCCAGTTTCCTTCCAACAAGACAAGAACTTCCAGCAGTCGTTTGCTTCCTGGGTCAAGCAGggtcagaacaacaacagctcaG GTGTAGTCCAGCAGAAAGTTTTGGGCATTTTCCCCTCCGGTCCTCCTGCGAACCTGAGGACATACAGCACACTACATCCTACAACTGGCAACATCAACCTCAGAGCCACCACCTCTGCCTCAACTACTCAGCAACAG GCCACTACAGCAGGAGGTCAGCTGCAGCCTGGCACTACGATAAGCCAGTCACCTACTTTTTCTACCTCTGTGGGCACAGCAATGGTCAGAGGTCCAGCGTTGGTTCAACAAG GTCAACCTCAGCAGGCTGTGGCCCAGGTAGGACGCGGGCTACCTGCAGTGGCGCCTGGTTCTACATCTGCACAGACAACTGCAGCTCCGTCACCATCACCTCATGCAGCCGCCACAGTTCCTGGACAGTCCCCTGTGGCAGCCCCCCAGGCCAACAGACCACAACAGGGTCAAGTCAAGCTCACCATGGCACAACTCATGCAGCTAACACAGGGCGCTCAG GGTGGAAACCCAGGTCTGACTGTAGTGATCCAGGGTCAGGGTCAGACCCAAGGCCAGCTGCAAATCATCCCACAAGGTGTAACGGTCATCCCTGGCCCTGGTCAGCAGCTAATGCAGGCAGCCATGCCCAACGGCCAGGTCCAGCGCTTCCTCTTCACCCCGATGCCTCCATCTTCATCAACTTCAGCACCCGCTACTGCAACCCCCACAAAACCCACTGTACCATCACCTCAGACCCCTCAAACCCAAATGTCAAGTCTAGCTCAAGTCAGAACCCCTGCCCAAGTCCAAACCACTCCCTCAGCCTTAGCTCAAACACAGGTGGCAGCTCCTGTACCGACACCAACACATGTTGTAGCCCCAGCCTCAACACAAATGCCGAGTTTGGGTCCGACCCCAGTCTCATTCCCAGTGCAAACTCAAGTTGCAGCACCTGTGCCTGCTCCAGCACAAGCTGCATCCCAGGCCTTGATGCAAACACCATCATCATCCGTCCCTGCACAATCACAAATATCCACCTCTGTGCCTGCCTTGCAAGTTGCAGCTCATGGTCCCTCACAGGTTTTAtcctccacaacatccactctCCCTGCACAACCCCAAATGGCGAGATCTGTGCCTGTCCCAGCACAAAACGCAGTCCCACCGGTGACCCACATTTTCACCTCAGCCCCGGCACAAAGCCAAGTCCCAGCCATGGTCCAAACCCAGGTCTCCACCCTAACTCCTGCCTCATTCCCCACACAAACCCAAACTACAGTGTCGCTGCCTGTGACGGGTCAAGTTGTACCTCAATCCCAGGTTCAGACACACACCTTCAGTTCTGTCCCAGGCCTAACCTCGGCCCCTGCCCCAGCTTTATCTCCCATCTCGGTTAAATCTCCAACCCAAGtcgctgctactgctgctgccacagcagctgctgctaaCTCCACCCAAATCCAGGCTTCTGCCTCTCTTCCCTCTACTGTCCCAGTTCCTACCCCAGCTCTTGCTCCTGTCGTAGCTGTTGTGTCCTCTCAGATTGCTGTCCCATCCCCAGCCAAAGCTCTGACCCAAATCCAAGCCGCATCTCCGGTTCCTCTTCACGCTGCTGTGGCTAATGCTGTTGTCACACCAGTCACAGCCACCTCTACAACACCCTCAGTGCCAG CTCTCACGGAGCAGAAGGCAGCTCAGCCCCAGGTCTGGACTCCGGCTGCATCTCAAGCTCAGACTCCAGTTCAGCCGGCTCAGCAGGCTGCAGCTCCCATTCAGGCGCCTGCTCTGGTCACTGTGCCGTCTGCCCCTGCATTGGTCTCCACACATTCTCCTGTTACCCCCCTGCCTCAGTCATCTCTGCCCCCTCAGTCCCAAGCCCGGGTCCAGCACCCTACTGTTGTCTCCATGCAGCAAGTTTCACAAATACCGGTCTCAGCAGTTCAGGTTCATATGAAGGATTTACCGGTGTCTTCTGTTGTTACTGCTGTGAGACCCCCCCAGCCTCAGCTACAGCCCCAAACCAGCACTCAACTCCAACCACAGCCTCAAACCCAAATCCGTGCACAGATTCAGGTCCAGCCCTTCGGTCAAGTCCAACAAATTCAGGCTCCAGCTCATCTCCAGTCCCAAGCACAAGCCCAAATCCACCCGCAGGTCCGAGTTCAGTTTCAGCCACGGCCTCAAGTTCAGCCTCAATCACAGCAAATGCCCCAAGCTCAAGTACAGCCCCTCACTCAAATCCAACCTCAGGTGCAGTTTCAGTCCCAAAACCAAACCTTGCCCCAGGCCCAGCTCCAATCAAGGGTCCAACCTCAGTACCATCCGCAGGTACAAGCTGCATTTCAGGCACAGTCACAACCCCAGACTCAGCAACAGGCCCAGGTCCAGGCTCAACCCCAAGTTCAGTCTCAGGCCCAAACTCAGCTCCAAACACAGATCCATCCCCAGGTTCAGGTGCAGTTCCAGCAACAGAGCCAGATTCAAACTCAGGCCCCACAACAACCCCAGGTCCAGAATCAAGTCCAAACCCAGCCCCAGTTCCAAGTCCAGTCACCGCAGCAGACCCAGGTTCAGCAACAGCTTCAGGTCCAACCACAAATTCAAGCTAAACTCCAAGTCCAGTTCCAGCCTCAGAACCAAACCCAAGTTCAAGCACAGCCCCAGCTTCAGGTCCAGTCTCCAATCAGGCACCAGCTCATCACTGTTCCAGGCCTCCAGCAGCCAGTCCAGCTGCTTTCAGCCCTGCCGGCCCACGTTGCAGCCCAGATCCAAGCCCAGATCCAGGCCCAGACACAACAGCAGGGAGGCACCGTCCCCCAGCAGATCAAACTGCAGCTGCCTATCCAGATCCAGCAGACAGGGGGGCCAATTCAGACCCACCAGATCCAAAACATGGTGACAATACAGGCGCCAGTGAATGTCCAGGAGCAGCTTCagaggatgcagcagcagcagcagcagcagcagcagcagcagcagcaacaacctccaccaaagaagaagaaacaccaTGAGGCTAAAAGGGAACAGAGGGAGCAGAATCTGCAGACTGTGAGTCCTGGGGACGGCACCCAAAAACAG GGGGGAGTGAAGCAGAACGCGACAGCAGAGCAGCTCAAACAGAGGAAGACCCTGGCTGCAGCCGAGCGAGAGGAGAACCAGAG AATGATCGTGTGCAACCAGGTGATGAAGTTCATCCTCGACAAGATTGAGAAGGACGAGAAGCAGGCAGctaagaagagaaagaaggaggaggtggtggagcagAAACGCTCCAAGCAGAACGCCACCAAGCTGACGGCGCTGCTGTACAAGCACAAAGAACAGCTGAAGGCTGAGATCCTGAAGAAGAGGGCTCTGCTGGACAAGGAACTGCAGCTGCAAGTGCAG GAGGAGCTGAGGCGGGACATAGCCAGGCTacagaaggaaaaggagaaggcGCGAGCTGCTATCGCCCAGGCTGCTGCAGCAACAGTCAAGGCAGCTGCTTCTAACTCCTCCCATTCATCCCACTCCACACATTCCTCTCACAGCGCCCACACGGTGACCTCGTCTTCCTCATCCCATAAACGcaagagagaagaggacagagaca